The following proteins are co-located in the Theropithecus gelada isolate Dixy chromosome 19, Tgel_1.0, whole genome shotgun sequence genome:
- the LONP1 gene encoding lon protease homolog, mitochondrial isoform X3, producing MAASTGYVRLWGAARCWALRRPILAAAGGRVSTAAAAWLFRGPVITALTPMTIPDVFPHLPLIAITRNPVFPRFIKIIEVKNKKLVELLRRKVRLAQPYVGVFLKRDDNNESDVVENLDEIYHTGTFAQIHEMQDLGDKLRMIVMGHRRVHISRQLEVEPEEPEADNKHKPRRKSKRGKKEAEDELSARHPAELAMEPAPELPAEVLMVEVENVVHEDFQVTEEVKALTAEIVKTIRDIIALNPLYRESVLQMMQAGQRVVDNPIYLSDMGAALTGAESHELQDVLEETNIPKRLYKALSLLKKEFELSKLQQRLGREVEEKIKQTHRKYLLQEQLKIIKKELGLEKDDKDAIEEKFRERLKELVVPKHVMDVVDEELSKLGLLDNHSSEFNVTRNYLDWLTSIPWGKYSNENLDLVRAQAVLEEDHYGMEDVKKRILEFIAVSQLRGSTQGKILCFYGPPGVGKTSIARSIARALNREYFRFSVGGMTDVAEIKGHRRTYVGAMPGKIIQCLKKTKTENPLILIDEVDKIGRGYQGDPSSALLELLDPEQNANFLDHYLDVPVDLSKVLFICTANVTDTIPEPLRDRMEMINVSGYVAQEKLAIAERYLVPQARALCGLDESKAKLSSDVLTLLIKQYCRESGVRNLQKQVEKVLRKSAYKIVSGEAESVEVTPENLQDFVGKPVFTVERMYDVTPPGVVMGLAWTAMGGSTLFVETSLRRPQDKDAKGDKDGSLEVTGQLGEVMKESARIAYTFARAFLMQHAPANNYLVTSHIHLHVPEGATPKDGPSAGCTIVTALLSLAMGRPVRQNLAMTGEVSLTGKILPVGGIKEKTIAAKRAGVTCIVLPAENKKDFYDLAAFITEGLEVHFVEHYREIFDIAFPDEQAEAEALAVER from the exons ATGGCGGCGAGCACAGGCTACGTGCGACTGTGGGGAGCGGCGCGGTGCTGGGCGCTGCGGCGGCCGATACTGGCCGCCGCCGGGGGGCGGGTCTCCACTGCAGCCGCAGCGTGGTTGTTCCGAG GCCCGGTCATAACGGCTCTCACGCCCATGACGATCCCCGATGTGTTCCCGCACTTGCCGCTCATCGCCATCACCCGCAACCCGGTGTTCCCGCGCTTTATCAAGATTATCGAG GTTAAAAATAAGAAGTTGGTTGAGCTGCTAAGAAGGAAAGTCCGTCTCGCCCAGCCTTATGTCGGTGTCTTTCTAAAGAGAGATGACAA CAACGAGTCGGATGTGGTCGAGAACCTGGATGAAATCTACCACACGGGGACATTTGCCCAGATCCATGAGATGCAGGACCTTGGGGACAAGCTGCGCATGATCGTCATGGGACACAGAAG AGTCCATATCAGCAGACAGCTGGAGGTGGAGCCCGAGGAGCCGGAGGCGGACAACAAGCACAAGCCCCGCAGGAAGTCGAAGCGGGGCAAGAAGGAGGCGGAGGACGAGCTGAGCGCCAGGCACCCGGCGGAGCTGGCGATGGAGCCTGCCCCCGAGCTCCCGGCCGAGGTGCTCATGGTGGAGGTGGAGAACGTCGTCCATGAGGACTTCCAGGTCACAGAGGAGGTGAAA GCCCTGACCGCAGAGATCGTGAAGACCATCCGGGACATCATTGCCCTGAACCCTCTCTACAG GGAGTCGGTGCTGCAGATGATGCAGGCTGGCCAGCGGGTGGTGGACAACCCCATCTACCTGAGCGACATGGGCGCTGCGCTCACCGGGGCCGAGTCCCACGAGCTGCAGGACGTCCTGGAAGAGACCAAC ATTCCCAAGCGGCTGTACAAGGCCCTCTCCCTGCTGAAGAAGGAATTTGAACTGAGCAAGCTGCAGCAGCGCCTGGGGCGGGAG GTGGAGGAGAAGATCAAGCAGACCCACCGCAAGTACCTGCTGCAGGAGCAGCTGAAGATCATCAAgaaggagctgggcctggagaagGACGACAAGGACGCCATCGAGGAGAAGTTCCGGGAGCGCCTCAAGGAGCTCGTGGTCCCCAAGCATGTCATGGATGTTGTGGACGAGGAGCTGAGCAAGCTGGGCCTGCTGGACAACCACTCCTCGGAATTCAA TGTCACCCGCAACTACCTAGACTGGCTCACGTCCATCCCTTGGGGCAAGTACAGCAACGAGAACCTGGACCTGGTGCGGGCACAGGCAGTGCTGGAGGAAGACCACTACGGCATGGAGGACGTCAAGAAACGCATCCTG GAATTCATTGCCGTCAGCCAGCTCCGCGGCTCCACCCAGGGCAAGATCCTCTGCTTCTACGGCCCCCCTGGCGTGGGCAAGACCAGCATTGCCCGCTCCATCGCCCGCGCCCTGAACCGAGAGTACTTCCGCTTCAGCGTCGGGGGCATGACTGACGTGGCTGAGATCAAGGGCCACAG GCGGACCTACGTGGGCGCCATGCCCGGGAAAATCATCCAGTGTCTGAAGAAGACCAAGACGGAGAATCCCCTGATCCTTATCGACGAG GTGGACAAGATCGGCCGGGGCTACCAAGGGGACCCCTCGTCGGCGCTGCTGGAGCTGCTGGACCCAGAGCAGAACGCCAACTTCCTGGACCACTACCTGGACGTGCCCGTGGACTTGTCCAAG GTGCTGTTCATCTGCACGGCCAACGTCACGGACACCATCCCGGAGCCGCTCCGAGACCGCATGGAGATGATCAATGTGTCGGGCTACGTGGCCCAGGAGAAGCTGGCCATCGCAGAG CGCTACCTGGTGCCCCAGGCCCGCGCCCTGTGTGGCCTGGATGAGAGCAAGGCCAAGCTGTCGTCGGACGTGCTGACGCTGCTCATCAAGCAGTACTGCCGCGAGAGCGGCGTCCGCAACCTGCAGAAGCAAGTGGAGAAG GTGTTGCGGAAATCGGCCTACAAGATCGTCAGCGGCGAGGCTGAGTCCGTGGAGGTGACGCCCGAGAACCTCCAGGACTTCGTGGGGAAGCCCGTGTTCACTGTGGAGCGCATGTACGACGTGACGCCACCCGGCGTGGTCATGGGGCTGGCCTGGACCGCCATGG GAGGCTCCACACTGTTTGTGGAGACATCCCTGAGGCGGCCACAGGACAAGGACGCCAAGGGTGACAAGGACGGCAGCCTGGAGGTGACAGGCCAGCTGGGGGAGGTGATGAAGGAGAGCGCCCGCATAGCCTACACTTTCGCCAGGGCCTTCCTCATGCAGCACGCCCCCGCCAACAACTACCTGGTGACCTCACACATCCACCTGCATGTGCCCGAG GGCGCCACCCCCAAGGACGGCCCGAGCGCAGGCTGCACCATCGTCACGGCGCTGCTGTCCCTGGCCATGGGCAGGCCCGTCCGGCAGAACCTGGCCATGACTGGCGAGGTCTCCCTCACGGGCAAGATCCTGCCTGTTGGCGGCATCAAGGAGAAGACCATTGCG GCCAAGCGCGCAGGGGTGACGTGCATTGTCCTGCCCGCTGAGAACAAGAAGGACTTCTACGACCTGGCAGCCTTCATCACCGAGGGCCTGGAGGTGCACTTCGTGGAGCACTACCGGGAGATCTTCGACATTGCCTTCCCGGACgagcaggcagaggcagaggcgcTGGCTGTGGAGCGGTGA